AGGTCACGGATGAGGATTTAGACGAGATCGATCGATCAGATGACACAAAATTGGTTAGAGATCGCCATGACCACTAGCACGGTGTAATTTGAGCTTTACTTAATAAAAATATTGAAGTGGTTTGTGGAGTTCCCGCTTTCGCGAAAGCGTAACAACTTAACATCTTATCATCTTATCATCACTTTTCAGGCTTGTCAGTAAAATAGAATCAATACAAAGAGTGGGTTTTTAAAATTCCTTTAATAATTGAGTAAGCTTAAAGTAGTAAATTCAAAAGAAAAATGAGCGAGGAAAATCTACACCAGCGACGAGCACACGAGAAGTACCTTGAGATGGCGCGCGGGATTCCCGTAGCCATGATGCTTACAGGCCTGAGACAGAAACCTGTACACTCGATTCCCATGACTCCCAAAAGGGTGCAGGACGATGGTGAGATTCTGTTTATAAGCAATTCTACGAGTGAAAATAATGCTAATTTGCTCTCAGACTCAGACTGCCAGCTCATTTTTGGGGACGTGCGGTCCAAAGAATTTATGAATGTATACGGGAGTGCTTACATAAGTTCAGATCAAGAGTTGATCGATGACTTATGGAGCAATTTGGACAATAATTGGTTTGAAGGTAAGAATGATCCCAGTATCACGGTGATTAGATTTCGGCCGCGTTATGGCAACTACTGGGATACGAAAACCAATGCACTGGTCACCATGGCAAAACTGGGCTACACCGCAATTACAGGAA
This genomic interval from Nonlabens spongiae contains the following:
- a CDS encoding pyridoxamine 5'-phosphate oxidase family protein — encoded protein: MSEENLHQRRAHEKYLEMARGIPVAMMLTGLRQKPVHSIPMTPKRVQDDGEILFISNSTSENNANLLSDSDCQLIFGDVRSKEFMNVYGSAYISSDQELIDDLWSNLDNNWFEGKNDPSITVIRFRPRYGNYWDTKTNALVTMAKLGYTAITGNETEIGVKGTLQFNYQKN